The Canis aureus isolate CA01 chromosome X, VMU_Caureus_v.1.0, whole genome shotgun sequence region AAGCCATAGGGGTGCAGCAAGGCGAGGCCGTAACTGCCCAGAGAGAGACACTCGATGGCAAGGAGCAACCAGGGCTCCCAACCCCTGTCGAGGGAGAGGCACCAGGCCACCGGCCATGCGAAGATGGGCAGGGTGAGCCACTGGTCAAGCACGGCGGCGTGGTGCAGCTGCGTCGCGATCCGCAGCCACTGAACCGGGCCGTAGACCAGGGCCATGCTGGCAAAGACGTCCTTCAGGTAACGAGCCCTCCACACCTCCACGGCGCGCCCCGGGGCCCTGGCACGTCTCCGTAGCCAGTACATCCCCAGGAGGACGTAGGCCACGTTAATGAGGGAGTTGAAGGGCATGGCCAGGAAGGCGGGGAGGCTGGCCACCGGCGCTTCGGCATAGTGCTCGTAGCCCACTTGGATGAAGATGCCATCGAACACCCCGGCGTAGACGGTGGCCGTGCAGAGGCAGCTGGCCACAGCGACATGCAAGAGGGCCTGCCTGGACTCGGGCTGCATGTGCAACCCCGGGTATGGCTCGAGGCGGCCACCACTGCTGGTTCAGAGCTGAGAGAAACCGCTGCTGCGAAAGGCGCCGCGGCCTCCCCGCCGCTCCCCGCTGAGCCAGCTTCTCCGGCAGGAAGACGTCCCCGTGATTTCCGATGCAGATGCCGCGGCCTTGCCCCAGGGCGGCGGACGCCGCGAGAGAGACGTCGTGGTCCTGCTGATTGGCTGGCAAGAGTGGAAGAGCGCGCTGCCTTTTTCCTCTGTGGTTACCAAGAGAGTGTGGTTAGAAAGCAAAGCATCCTAAAGACAGGCCCCGTCTTCCCCCCCTCGGCCTCAGGAGCCGCCAACAGTTTTCATCAGAAGAAAACAGACGTAAGAGTGAAGCGATACCCACAGCGCGTTCACCTTCTGGAAGCTTCTAGAATCGTCTGTCCCCTAGGGGCTTCACGCCTCTCTCCCCTGCCAGCCTGCTCATTGCACTAGTCCCCTTAGAGCCACTGCTTTTGGAGACTCAGACCTTTCCTAGGTCTGTCGTTACACTGCAGAACGGGCTTTCCCGCCTCAGCGGCAGACAGAGGAGGGGCATCACCCCTCTGCTTCTCAGGTGCGAGGCCAGGCAGCGCAGGCAGCTGGTCCCCAGGCCTGCCACCTCGGccagccctcctgccctcccctgagGTGCCACACTGTCCCAAATCACCTTCTTTCCTTGGCCCACGACAGAACCTTCCATTTCCTGCAGCTACAGAAGCAGAAGGTGTGAAAGCGGCGTGCACTTATCATTCGCTGTCAACTGCTTTGGGACCAGCTGTGGTGTGAGTTGGCCTAGTGGCCGAGAAATGTGTCACCGTCGTAGAGAGAAAAGGTCCAATGCTCTGAAATTGGCTCAGAAGCCAAGGTGGtgccaggtggggacgagagggACTGCAGCGCTCCAACTCCGGCTCCCGCCACCTACCGATCATGTGCCCTCGGGCCTCAACtggtctgggcctcagtttgcaCACCCGGACGGCGGCGACGCCGCCAGTGCCTCCCAGTGGAGTCATCGTGTGGATTAAGTCAGTTCTCAGACGTGAAGACCACAGAGCAGTGTCTATTTTGGAGGCATTACAATGCCCACGTCCCCTCCTGCCACTTAGGCCTGGAAAGGGCAGGGCGGGCTCTGACTCTGCTCTACTTCCCCGGCGCTCAGCGGACCCCTGCTCAACTCCAGTCCAATCCAATCGAAGCTTCCACTGGCACATTACCATTTCGCTTCCCACGTGGGCCCTGGGCATCCCCCTATATCCTCTGGGGAGGGAGCGGCTGCGCCTCCCACGGCCGTTCCCATCATGCCTTGGGGGTCCACTGTGGAGGAGGGCCACAAGGCCCCGCATTTCCACCAGTGAACTAAAGCCCTAACCTCGACTCTGCATCTCACTGACCATAAGCCTCCATCGCAGCTTGTGGCACTGTCACacacctcccccaaccccctctcTAAGGAGTTTCCAGGTCCAgggggctgcccctgccctggggttCCCATTTCCAGGCTGGCCACTGCCAACGTGGTCTGCGCACAACAGCCCCCAGTATCGTCCTCAAGTATCTCCGACGGGTTCGTGCCAGGTCCCGCTCAACACGGTTCAGTGGCTGGCTCTCCACGCCATGCACGAGCACACCCCAATCTCTTGGCCACACATCAAAGTACCATCCCCAGGGAGCCCTGAAAGCTCCCTAGGCCCAGGCTGTCCTTCAGCTAGGATGAGACTCTGCAGTCGTCATTCCCTCCTGCCTCGGGTCGGCTAACACCTTGAACTTGGCTTCCCCATTGAGCTCCTGGCTCCAGCTGGGACACCTTACCTGCACGTATCTGGGGCCTGGCTCTGTGGCATGAAGTGCCGGGCCTTTGGGACCTCCTGTCTGCCAGCCAGTATGGATGGGAGCCGGGGACAGGAGTCAAACAGTGTCAACTTGATAGAGAAGGAGGGCAGGAAGGGCGTGGAGAGTGAGTCCTCTCTCTGGCTGTGGGGCAGAGTCCACCTGAGCCCTT contains the following coding sequences:
- the TMEM187 gene encoding transmembrane protein 187, encoding MQPESRQALLHVAVASCLCTATVYAGVFDGIFIQVGYEHYAEAPVASLPAFLAMPFNSLINVAYVLLGMYWLRRRARAPGRAVEVWRARYLKDVFASMALVYGPVQWLRIATQLHHAAVLDQWLTLPIFAWPVAWCLSLDRGWEPWLLLAIECLSLGSYGLALLHPYGFEVALGAHIIAVVGQALRTHRRYGSATSGTSLALGTLSCLGFVVLKLCDHRLARWYPFQRLTGHFWSKVCDVLQFHFAFLFLTNLNTGQRLPPEGKVH